One genomic region from Streptomyces sp. NBC_00582 encodes:
- a CDS encoding LolA family protein: MAPNATDDSTTGGETDDLRVGRRKAVRYVVPVTVIGVAAATIGLVPALADSGDPDLPKITAQQLLDKIAASDVQQLSGTVKITTDLGLPDLGGLESGLLSGAAGKGGDGSSADPSAKLTELASGTHTLRVAADGPDRQKLSLIEDAAEYSVIHNGKDVWGYDSASNEVHHSTVDESSSEAEPPATPKDLTEDALKAVDDTTSVTVDGTVHVAGRDAYKLLIKPKQSGSTVGAISVAVDAKTGLPLKFTLTPASGGAAVVDAGFTQVTFAKPAASTFDFTPPKGAKVTEGDETGEAPEHSGKPGASDEDLTKGLEGLDGLDGLGGAEEPEGFDVLGKGWTSVAVIETGGKGVPSDSELNSELGSDAGGALSGFLGSFGDKVSGKFGSGTVFSTRLINALVTDDGKVYVGAVTKDALVKAADSGK; this comes from the coding sequence ATGGCACCGAACGCAACCGACGACAGCACGACCGGCGGGGAGACGGACGACCTGCGCGTCGGGCGGCGCAAGGCCGTGCGGTACGTCGTCCCGGTCACCGTGATCGGCGTCGCCGCCGCGACGATCGGCCTGGTCCCGGCGCTCGCCGACTCGGGCGACCCGGATCTGCCGAAGATCACCGCCCAGCAGCTCCTCGACAAGATCGCCGCCTCGGACGTCCAGCAGCTGTCCGGCACGGTGAAGATCACCACCGACCTGGGCCTGCCCGACCTCGGCGGCCTGGAGAGCGGCCTGCTCTCCGGCGCCGCGGGCAAGGGCGGTGACGGATCGTCCGCCGACCCCTCGGCCAAGCTCACCGAACTCGCCTCCGGCACCCACACCCTGCGCGTGGCCGCCGACGGTCCCGACCGGCAGAAGCTGTCCCTGATCGAGGACGCGGCCGAGTACAGCGTCATCCACAACGGCAAGGACGTGTGGGGCTACGACAGCGCCTCCAACGAGGTCCACCACTCCACCGTGGACGAGAGCTCCTCGGAAGCGGAGCCGCCGGCCACCCCCAAGGACCTCACCGAGGACGCCCTGAAGGCGGTCGACGACACCACCTCGGTGACCGTCGACGGCACGGTCCACGTGGCGGGCCGCGACGCCTACAAGCTGCTGATCAAGCCCAAGCAGTCCGGCTCCACGGTCGGCGCCATCAGCGTGGCGGTGGACGCGAAGACCGGGCTGCCGCTGAAGTTCACGCTGACCCCGGCGAGCGGCGGCGCCGCCGTCGTGGACGCCGGCTTCACCCAGGTCACCTTCGCCAAGCCCGCCGCCTCCACGTTCGACTTCACCCCGCCCAAGGGCGCCAAGGTGACCGAGGGGGACGAGACGGGGGAGGCACCGGAGCACTCCGGCAAGCCCGGCGCGTCCGACGAGGACCTCACCAAGGGCCTCGAAGGCCTCGACGGCCTGGACGGCCTCGGTGGTGCCGAGGAGCCCGAGGGCTTCGACGTCCTCGGCAAGGGCTGGACCTCGGTCGCCGTCATCGAGACCGGCGGCAAGGGCGTCCCCTCCGACTCCGAGCTCAACTCCGAGCTCGGCTCCGACGCCGGCGGTGCCCTCAGCGGCTTCCTCGGCTCCTTCGGCGACAAGGTGAGCGGCAAGTTCGGCTCCGGCACCGTCTTCTCCACCCGCCTGATCAACGCCCTGGTCACGGACGACGGCAAGGTGTACGTCGGCGCGGTCACCAAGGACGCCCTGGTGAAGGCCGCCGACTCCGGGAAGTAG
- a CDS encoding polyprenyl synthetase family protein has product MTVVEPFGLSVRDQALEADVQAGLAAVEEGLLEATKSEVPFITEAAQHLLRAGGKRFRPLLVMLAARFGDPYAPGVVPSAVVVELTHLATLYHDDVMDEAAVRRGVPSANARWGNSLAVLTGDFLFARASHILADLGPEAVRVQAEAFERLVTGQILETAGPVDGRDPVDHYLDVLGGKTGSLVAVSCRFGAMMSGADETVVDVLTQYGERLGVAFQLADDVLDIASDSHESGKTPGTDLREGVPTLPVLRLRERAAQQALPEDIALCELLDSDLSDDAKLAEAVAALRAHPALERARRDTVRYAEEARAALAPLAECDAKAALMGLCDAVVHRAG; this is encoded by the coding sequence GTGACCGTCGTCGAGCCGTTTGGGCTGAGCGTGCGGGACCAGGCTCTGGAAGCCGATGTCCAGGCCGGATTGGCGGCTGTCGAGGAAGGCTTGCTCGAGGCCACCAAGAGCGAGGTCCCCTTCATCACCGAGGCGGCCCAGCATCTGCTGCGGGCCGGTGGGAAGCGGTTCCGGCCGCTGCTCGTGATGCTCGCGGCCCGCTTCGGCGACCCGTACGCGCCGGGGGTCGTCCCCTCCGCCGTCGTCGTCGAGCTGACCCATCTGGCGACGCTGTACCACGACGACGTGATGGACGAGGCCGCCGTGCGGCGCGGGGTGCCCAGCGCGAACGCCCGCTGGGGCAACTCGCTCGCCGTCCTCACCGGTGACTTCCTCTTCGCCCGCGCCTCGCACATCCTGGCCGACCTCGGCCCGGAGGCGGTGCGGGTGCAGGCGGAGGCGTTCGAGAGGCTGGTCACCGGCCAGATCCTGGAGACCGCGGGCCCGGTCGACGGCCGGGACCCGGTCGACCACTACCTCGACGTCCTCGGCGGAAAGACCGGCTCCCTGGTCGCGGTGTCCTGTCGCTTCGGCGCCATGATGTCCGGCGCCGACGAGACGGTCGTGGACGTGCTCACCCAGTACGGGGAGCGGCTCGGGGTGGCCTTCCAGCTCGCCGACGACGTCCTGGACATCGCCTCCGACTCCCACGAGTCGGGCAAGACGCCCGGCACGGACCTGCGCGAGGGCGTCCCCACCCTGCCCGTGCTGCGACTGCGCGAGCGGGCGGCCCAGCAGGCGCTGCCCGAGGACATCGCCCTGTGCGAGCTCCTGGACTCCGACCTGAGCGACGACGCCAAGCTCGCCGAGGCCGTCGCGGCCCTGCGCGCCCACCCGGCGCTGGAGCGGGCCCGCCGTGACACCGTGCGCTACGCCGAGGAGGCCCGCGCCGCGCTGGCCCCCCTCGCCGAGTGCGACGCCAAGGCGGCCCTCATGGGGCTGTGCGACGCGGTGGTCCACCGGGCCGGCTGA
- a CDS encoding transglycosylase SLT domain-containing protein has translation MPAQPRRARRLARTLAVAATGVTVLALPILGATTASAATPTVATATSLGYANNLDGWIRASLQVMAQHGIPGTYNGIYRNVIRESSGNPSAINLWDSNAAKGTPSKGLLQIIDPTFNAYHVSGTSWDPYDPVANITASCNYAAARYGSIDNVFGAY, from the coding sequence ATGCCTGCTCAGCCCCGCCGCGCCCGCCGCCTCGCCCGCACGCTCGCCGTCGCCGCCACCGGCGTCACCGTGCTCGCCCTGCCGATCCTCGGCGCGACCACCGCCTCCGCGGCCACCCCGACCGTGGCCACCGCCACCAGCCTCGGCTACGCCAACAACCTCGACGGCTGGATCCGCGCCTCGCTCCAGGTCATGGCGCAGCACGGGATCCCCGGCACCTACAACGGCATCTACCGCAACGTGATCCGGGAGTCCTCGGGCAACCCGTCCGCGATCAACCTCTGGGACTCCAACGCCGCCAAGGGCACCCCGTCCAAGGGTCTGCTGCAGATCATCGACCCGACCTTCAACGCGTACCACGTCTCCGGCACGTCCTGGGACCCGTACGACCCGGTCGCGAACATCACCGCCTCCTGCAACTACGCGGCGGCGCGGTACGGCTCGATCGACAACGTGTTCGGCGCGTACTGA
- a CDS encoding HAD family hydrolase: MAAPTAYAERTTYSLVATDLDGTLLRGDDTFSDRSLDALARVAAAGARHLVVTGRPAPRVRPLLDRLHSRGLAVCGQGAQLYDARADRLLWSVTLDRELAETALGKIEAEVGQVYAAVDQDGVDGLTLIEPGYLMPHPTLPALRVERRDDLWCEPISKVLLRHPTLSDDELASTARAVVGSLATVTMSGPGTVELQPCGITKATGLALAAEHLGLRPEDTLAFGDMPNDIPMFDWAARGVAMANAHPELKAVADEVTTSNEDDGVAVVLERLYP; the protein is encoded by the coding sequence GCCGAGCGCACCACGTACTCCCTCGTCGCCACCGACCTGGACGGAACGCTGCTGCGCGGCGACGACACGTTCTCCGACCGGTCGCTGGACGCGCTCGCGCGGGTGGCGGCGGCCGGCGCTCGCCATCTGGTGGTGACCGGCCGGCCCGCGCCCCGTGTACGCCCCCTGCTCGACCGACTGCACAGCAGAGGGCTCGCGGTGTGCGGGCAGGGCGCGCAGCTCTACGACGCCCGCGCGGACCGTCTGCTGTGGTCGGTCACCCTGGACCGGGAGCTCGCGGAGACCGCGCTCGGCAAGATCGAGGCCGAGGTCGGGCAGGTGTACGCGGCGGTCGACCAGGACGGGGTCGACGGGCTCACGCTCATCGAGCCGGGCTATCTGATGCCGCACCCGACCCTGCCCGCGCTGCGCGTGGAGCGGCGCGACGACCTGTGGTGCGAGCCGATCAGCAAGGTGCTGCTGCGCCATCCGACGCTGTCCGACGACGAGTTGGCGTCGACGGCCCGCGCGGTGGTCGGCTCGCTCGCCACCGTCACCATGTCGGGGCCCGGCACGGTGGAGCTCCAGCCGTGCGGGATCACCAAGGCGACGGGGCTCGCCCTGGCCGCCGAGCATCTGGGGCTCAGGCCCGAGGACACCCTCGCCTTCGGGGACATGCCCAACGACATCCCGATGTTCGACTGGGCCGCCCGGGGGGTGGCGATGGCCAACGCGCACCCGGAGCTGAAGGCGGTGGCCGACGAGGTGACGACGTCGAACGAGGACGACGGCGTGGCCGTCGTCCTCGAACGTCTCTATCCGTAG